The following are encoded in a window of Sinorhizobium sojae CCBAU 05684 genomic DNA:
- a CDS encoding 2,3-bisphosphoglycerate-dependent phosphoglycerate mutase has product MSGTLVLVRHGQSDWNLQNLFTGWRDPDLTELGVDEAKAGGKALADYGIKFDIAFTSALVRAQRTCQFVLDAVGQSSLETIRDQALNERDYGDLSGLNKDDARKKWGEEQVHIWRRSYDVPPPGGESLRDTGARVWPYYLTDILPHVLSGEKVLVAAHGNSLRSLVMVLDRLTKEEVLNLNLATGVPMVYKLKADSTVASKEVLGDMSGAH; this is encoded by the coding sequence ATGAGCGGCACACTCGTCCTCGTCCGGCATGGCCAGAGCGACTGGAACCTGCAGAACCTGTTCACCGGCTGGCGCGATCCGGACCTGACGGAGCTCGGCGTCGACGAGGCGAAGGCCGGCGGCAAGGCGCTCGCGGACTACGGCATCAAGTTCGACATCGCCTTTACCTCCGCCCTCGTCCGCGCCCAGCGCACCTGCCAGTTCGTGCTTGACGCCGTCGGCCAATCGTCGCTGGAAACGATCCGCGACCAGGCGCTCAACGAACGCGACTACGGCGATCTCTCCGGCCTCAACAAGGACGATGCCCGTAAGAAATGGGGCGAGGAGCAGGTCCATATCTGGCGCCGCTCCTACGACGTGCCGCCGCCCGGCGGCGAGAGCCTGCGCGACACCGGCGCCCGCGTCTGGCCCTATTACCTCACCGACATCCTGCCGCACGTGCTTTCCGGCGAGAAGGTGCTCGTCGCCGCCCACGGCAACTCGTTGCGCTCGCTCGTCATGGTGCTCGACCGGCTCACGAAGGAAGAAGTTCTGAACCTCAACCTCGCGACCGGCGTGCCGATGGTCTACAAGCTGAAGGCGGATTCCACGGTCGCTTCGAAAGAAGTCCTCGGCGACATGTCGGGCGCGCATTAG